The Blochmannia endosymbiont of Camponotus sp. genomic interval TGTGCACGATGTGATGATAACAAAGGAATCTCCTAATTATCGTTTACGATGATGATTAATAGTCAGTTAAATTTATGTGTGTGCGCCATGACTACACGCTATTTTTAAAATTTGTGCAGTGTGGCGTAATGAGCGTTGTTGGTCATTAATATGTGGTTGATCAATGATAGATTAATCTAAATAATAGAATAAGCTATAATGTGAAATGTAATAATCATCGTATTTTAGTCATAGATTTTGGATCTCAATACACTCAGTTGTTGTTGAGAAGAATTCGTGAATTAGGGGTGTATTCTGAATCTTGTTCTTGGAACATTAGTGAATCTCAAGTATGTGCATTTAATCCTAATGGTATTATTCTTTCTGGAGGTCCGCATAGTGTTATTGAGAGTTATCCTCCGTATATTCCTGAATTTGTGCTTCAATTAGGTATACCTGTATTTGGAATTTGTTATGGTATGCAAATTATGTCGTTTCAATTAGGTGGACGAGTAGAACGTGTCATTGCACAGCGTGAGTTTGGTTGTACTCAAATCACAATTCTTTCTAAAAGCGTTTTTATAAATGATATTTATGATTATGTCGATGATGTTACGGGGTGTTTCGCTCTTGATGTATGGATGAGTCACGGAGATGTTGTTACTACTGTTCCCAAAGATTTTACGGTTATTGGTATTAATAAGTATCAACAAGTTGCTATAATGGCCAATGAAGATCGTCATTTGTATGGTGTTCAATTTCACCCGGAAGTCACTCATACTAAAAAAGGAAAAAGTATTTTAGAACGTTTTGTTATGTGTATTTGTCGTTGTAAATCTTCATGGAAAATAGAAAATATTATTGATGATATTGTTATGGATACTCGTATAAAAGTAGGTAATGATAAAGTAGTTCTTGGATTTTCAGGTGGGATTGATTCCCTTGTTACAGCTTTACTATTACGACGCGCAATTGGTCATCAATTTGTCTGCATTTATATTGATAATGGGTTATTATCAAATTGTGAATTTGATCGAATTAAAAATTTTTGCGCTAAAAATTGTAATTTAGATATTATTTATCTGTCGAAAGAACAACGATTTTTTAATGCTTTAATTGGAGTTAACGAACCAGAGAAAAAAAGAAAAATAATTGGTAGAGTTTTTACAGAAGTTTTTGAGGAGCAAATTCGCAATTTAGTAGCTGTAAAATGGTTAGCTCAAGGTACTATATATTCAGATGTTATTGAATCCGGTGTATCTTTATTTTCTTTTAAAAATGTGATTAAATCACATCATAATGTA includes:
- the guaA gene encoding glutamine-hydrolyzing GMP synthase, with amino-acid sequence MKCNNHRILVIDFGSQYTQLLLRRIRELGVYSESCSWNISESQVCAFNPNGIILSGGPHSVIESYPPYIPEFVLQLGIPVFGICYGMQIMSFQLGGRVERVIAQREFGCTQITILSKSVFINDIYDYVDDVTGCFALDVWMSHGDVVTTVPKDFTVIGINKYQQVAIMANEDRHLYGVQFHPEVTHTKKGKSILERFVMCICRCKSSWKIENIIDDIVMDTRIKVGNDKVVLGFSGGIDSLVTALLLRRAIGHQFVCIYIDNGLLSNCEFDRIKNFCAKNCNLDIIYLSKEQRFFNALIGVNEPEKKRKIIGRVFTEVFEEQIRNLVAVKWLAQGTIYSDVIESGVSLFSFKNVIKSHHNVGGFCEITNVQLLEPIRNLFKDEVRSIGLDLGIPYDIVYRHPFPGPGLAIRILGEVKKEYCDILRRVDFIFIEELKRENLYSKISQAFAVFLPTHSVGIQGDQRKYKWVIALRAVETIDFMTAHWAYLSYDFLNKVSNRIVNEVEEVSRVVYDISSKPPATIEWE